TTCCATTTAAAGAGCCAAAATTTATGCAGTTAAGGACATTCGCATGGGTTGGACATGTTGAAAAGATGCCTACACCTGGAGCAGCAACATCAACTCCATCCCCGAAATTCGAAAAAGATGCTTTTTGGTCGTTCTCATCCGTTGCAGCGACACTGATCACATTTGCATATGCAGCAGGAAACGATGGTGTATCAGTGTTATCATTACCAGCTGAAGCAACTACTACCACTCCTCTTATATTAAAAGCATGATTTACTGCGTCTTCTAGAGCTTGTGACCCTCCTGGTCCTCCAAGGCTCATATTGATGACGTCTGCTCCCGTGTCTGCTGCATCAACGATTCCAGCAGCAATCATACTAAATGGGCCAGTACCATCATCACCTAATACTTTTATATTCCAGAGATTCCCTGAGTTAAAGCTTGTCCCAGCTCCAAATACGAGATTATTCGTAATAGCTCCAGCAATTCCAGCAACATGTGTACCATGACCAAAAAGATCATCAGTAGTTAGTGAGTTTGAGAAATTGGCAGTTCTAGTGATTTTAGCAGCTAAGTCTGGATGATTTGGGTCAATGCCTGTATCAAGAATGGCTATATTGATATCTTGAGATGTAATTACAGCTCTACACCATGCCTCTGGTGCCATTATTTTTTCAAGACCCCATTGTAAATCGAATTCGGGATCATTAGGAATAATTCTTCTACAACCGTGAGCATGAGCAATTTGATCAATTTCAACATAACGTACATTCGTGCTTGCAGAATATTGGGTTAAATAGAAACCAACATTTTGTGCAGGTACAGTTACAACCTCTGCATGTATCTGGTCTATTGCTTGGACTAAAGTTGCTCCCATCATTTTGTGAACTTCTTTGCGTTCTTCCTTTGTAACATTTGGGTAAAACCCAACAATTAAACGTTGATCTGTATTTGCCAAATAAGAACATCTCCTTTAAATAGAATATTTTTTTAAAGAATGGGGAGAAAATATTATTCTTGAGATTCGTCAAGTTCAAAAATTGGAAAAAAGGCCTCTTTTATAAAAAAAAATCCTCTAATCGATTTAGTTGTCATGTCTAACCCTCTCATTCCTCTTCTATTAATAAATTCAAATTGAATTACATTGGTGTGGACAATCTTTACACATTTTAAAAATGGGTTCATGAGTATTCAATTAGGATAGGGGACGATGTCTAAGCTCCACACCGATACGAGTGGTCCTCCTTTCTTTCATTTCGGACCAGTCTCAGTCTAGGCCGAGCCTACCTTTAAATTCTAATAATTTCACATAGAGTTTTTGAAAGTGAAAAATTAATATAATGTGCAAATAGCAAGGAATTCTCTTGGGATTCACCTGCTTTTTCTTCTTTTTCTAATAATGCTCCAGTAAAATATAGACAAAAGGATAAAGGAAAAGAGAATTTAGCTATGGCTGAAAAAATTGATTATAAAAAGACGTTTAAAAGCTTTTACTTGCCGAAAGCAAAGCCTGAAATAATTGATGTACCGAAGATGAAATATATCATGATTAGCGGGACTGGCGATCCAAACAGTGAGGAATTTGAAAAAGCAGTGGAAGCGTTATACGCTCTGAGTTATGCGGTGAAAATGTCTTACAAAACGAAGGATGTCCCTCCAGGCTACTACGAATATACAGTTTTTCCTCTTGAGGGAATTTGGGATTTAATCGATCCATCACTATCGGAAAAAGATAAGCACAACTTCAAATACACGATTATGATTCGCCAACCCGATTTTTTAACAGATGAATTGTTTGAAAAGTTCTTAGCACACACCAAAAAGAAAAAGCCAAACCCATATCTAGAAAAAGCAGTTCTTGGTGAAATGACCGATGGATTGTGCTGTCAAATGATGCACAAAGGCAGCTACGACGATGAGCCTGAGAGCTTTGCTAAAATGCAGTTATATTGTAAGGAGCAAGGATATATTCGAACCAATAAAACCCATCGAGAAATCTACTTATCCGACCCCAGAAGGACGGATGCCGCTAAGATGAAAACGGTTTTAAGATTCAATGTTGAAAAATCGATATAAACTAAGGGTCAGCACCAGTATTACTAGAATTTATAAAATAGACGGCATAACCTAGCAAAAGTCCTGCTTTTCAACAAATTTGAAAAGCGGGACTTTTTGTTTATGGATCTATTTTTGAGAAGCAGTACTTTTCTCCTGTTTTATTTCTTCGACATAGTTTAACAAAAATTTTGAAAATTCACTCTTATACTGAAAATGGTGGTAACCGCCGAAAACCATGTCTAAGGGGGAAAAGTAGTGAGGAAAAAATTTTTGTCCGTTAGTTTGTGTTCAGTTCTTTCACTTTCATTAGTAGCTGGAGTAGATACTTGGACAGTAAAAGCAGAAACTAAGCAAAATCAAACAGCTGCGGCTCAAAATGTCTCTAACCAAAAGGGGAATTTACTAGAGTGGAATGGGATCCCGCTGAATGGATTGATTCCAGAAACAGCATCGGATGCAACAAAAATCGAACTTGAAAATGGAATGACAAAACCAATCTACTCTACCGACGACGCAATTATTGAAAACTTGTTTGTTGAGACAGAGATAGATAGTGACAGAGACGGTAAGCGTGACAAGGTCTCCATTAAAGTATACCGTCCTAAAACCGAGCCGGGGATTAAGGTTCCTGTTATTTATGAGATGAGTCCTTATCGCTCAGGCATTCTAGATGTCCCTGTCTTTAATGTCGATGTTGACTTAATTCCAGTTAACCACCCAGGTAATGGGAACGGACGGGGCGGCAAGCCATTTGCAATTGCGGAAGGACAAGCTGCCAATCTCGGTTCTTTAGGGAATTACTATGTCCCGCGTGGCTATGGAGTTATTCTTGCGGAGAGTATTGGGACAGGCAAATCGGAAGGGTGTCCGACTACAGGGGATGATCGAGAAATTCTTGGTACAAGAGCTGTTATTGATTGGTTAAACGGTCGTGCTAAAGCATTTACTGTGGATGGAAAAGAAGTTTCTGCTGATTGGTCAACAGGGAATGTGGGAATGACAGGTGCTTCCTACAACGGGACCTTGCCAAATGCGGTTGCCGCTACCGGTGTGGACGGATTGAAAACGATTATCCCAGTGGCCGCAATCAGCAGCTGGTACGACTATTATCGTGCCAACGGAGCGGTTATTGCTCCTGGCGGCTATCAAGGTGAAGACACTGATAATATGGCTGAAGCTGTGTTAACACGAAACAATCCTCAAGTTTGTAAAGATGTCATTGCCGAGCTAAAAGCTGCTCAAGACCGTGAAACTGGTGACTATAGTGAGTTCTGGGCAGGACGTGATTATGTGAAGAATGCCAATAAGGTGAAGGCTAGTGTTCTTGTCGTTCATGGGCTTAATGATTGGAACGTCAAGACAAAACAATTCGCGCAGTGGTGGGAAGCATTAGAAAAGAACAATGTCCCTCGAAAATTGTGGCTGCATCAGGGCGGTCATTCAGGTGCTTCAGGGAATAACTGGCCTCAGACCCAAAATAAATGGTTTGATTATTATCTGTACGGAATTGAAAACGGAATTATGAAGGAGCCTGCTGTCGATATCCAGCGGGAGGACAAAACCTGGAGCAAGGAAGCCAACTGGCCGGCACCAGGTTCGGTAGATACAAGGCTACATTTAACAGGCACTGGAAATGATTTAGGGGGGCTTCATCTGAATCCTGTTCCAAATCAGCCGCATAATACACAAACAATTATTGATGATCCATTGAAGAAGGCTAATACACTGATAGCGAATCCAGAGCTAAATTCTTCAAATCGATTAGCTTACGTCACCTCGGAATTAACTGGGGAAGTTCGGTTAAGCGGTACACCTAAAGTAAATATACGGGCAAGCATTGACCGCCCTGTTGCGAACTTAACAGCACTGCTAGTTGACTATAGTAGTTCGTCAAACCCTGTTATTGTGTCGCGAGGCTGGGTCGATCCGCAAAATCTTCATGCAGCTGATCGTTCAGAATCACTTGTTCCAGGCAGAGACTACACCTTCGAATGGGACATGCAGCCTAAAGACTATGTATTTAAGGCAGGTCACCGTATTGGCGTTGTTCTCATCGCCAGTGATTACGACTATACGATTCGTCCTAAAGCCGGTACAAAAATCACAATAACGCCAACCCGTAGTGAAATAACATTGCCAATTGTCGGAGGCCGTAACGCCTTTAATCAATAAACACAATAAAGAAGACTTAATTGCTATTTATGGAGTAAAATTTAATCAATCAAAGCTGAAAAGGGTCATTCTTCCGTTCCAAAAAGACGGTGAGAATGCCCTTTTTTTAACCTCTTTTTCTTTTTCCTCGCAACAACTGTATGGTTATCGAAGTGTGGGTGCAATCGATAATTTGCTCCATTTTAAAATGAAAAAGTCTAATTTTATAAAATGTGAGTATTATTTTAGAAAGAAAGGGAGGGGATATGGTGAAACCAATTGGAATCCTGGGAGTCGGTCAAGCAGGCGGGAATATTGCGGAAATTGCATCATCCATGGGTTTTCAAACCGCGCTTATCAACACGAATCAGCGCGACGGGTTAGTGAACACGAGAGTTGAGAAGAAGTATTTTGTTCCCGGGTATAATGGAGCCGGGCAAGATCGATCCATCGGATTAAGAGCTGTTAATGAAAACTATCGAGAGATGATTGACTTTGTACAGAAGTCTTTTAAGAACATAAGGCTTTTATTAGTGGCCTTCTCTACTGACGGGGGTACTGGCTCTGGGATGAGTCCGCTATTAATTGACCTGTTATTGGATCAGCTGCCTGGAGTCAACATTGGTGCGATTGCAGTTGTCCCTGATCGTAACGTGTTAGCAGGTAACCGAATCAATGCTGCTGAGTGCATCGAGGAGATTTCCAAGATAGACTCGCTTTCATCTGTGTTCCTTGTCGACAATGATCAAATGCGGAAATTAAACCCACAATCCAGTAAACATCAAATTTATCTTTCTTCTAATCATCAGGTCATGGAAGCAATTAATCATGTGTTGCAAGTTACGAAAAAGAGTTCTTTTTACGGAAACTTTGATGAAACCGATCTGATGAATATACTGGGAACAAGAGGGGTAACGATTATATCTTCAGCTGCGATAACGGACGCAAAGACAACCTCAGACGTAGCAAGTAAAATACAGCAATCCTGGGCAAACTCGATATTTTGTCCTGTTGAAGCAGCAGGAGTCATTCGTGCAGGTTTAATTTATGAAGGACCAGAAAAAATGGCTAAACTAATTAATGTCCCAGCAGTTTTTGAAAAGGTGGGGGAACCGCTGGAATTGTTTGAAGGAACCTATATTTCCGAATCGGACCCGACGATAACGACAATTCTAGCAGGACTGCCATTTCCTGCACGGCGAATGCTGGCTCTAGAGGAATCGCTTGAGAAAAACAAGGATCGGTTACAGAACCTGGTAAATAAGGAATATTCACAGAGGTATGAGTCCCGAATATCGTGGGCTTCCAATCTAAAAGCTAGACCGCAGGAGAGAAAGTCAGGAAACATTTCATCGAAGTTATCTAAGTATCAAAAATAAAGCAGTTAAGGGTCAGTTCCCGTTTCGTTAAATCGGCGGGGACTGACCCTTTCGTCTAAATGTAAAAGATATAATCCTCCGGTAAAACTCTCTTTAAGAACTGCTGGGTTCTTTCTTCCTTTGGATTGGTGAAAATCTCCTTAGGGGACCCTTCTTCAACAATGACGCCGCCATCCATAAAGACCACACGGTTAGCTACATCCTTCGCAAACGACATTTCGTGGGTCACGACTAACATGGTGGTTCCTTCTTTGGCGATATTTTTCATCACCGTTAATACCTCCCCGACTAATTCCGGATCGAGGGCAGAGGTTGGTTCATCAAACAAAATGATATCCGGATTTAAAGCAACAGCTCTGGCAATCCCGACCCTTTGCTGCTGTCCGCCTGATAATTCAACAGGATGGGCGTGATATTTTTCTGACAGACCGACTTTATCCAATGCCCTTTTGCCTATTTCGATTGCTTCAGGTTTCGGAACCTTTCTGCCAATAATCAGTCCCTCTGTTACATTTTCAAGTGCGGTCTTATTATTAAATAGATTGTAATTTTGGAAGACAAACGCGACCTTTTGTCTGATATCGTGAATTTGCTTTTTGGAAGCTGTTTTCAAATTGACATCCGTAGACCCAAAAATAGCATGCCCTTGATCTGCTTTTTCCAGAAAGTTAATACACCTGAGTAGCGTGGTTTTACCGGAACCGCTTGGTCCAAGGATGACAACCACATCACCCTTGTCAATGCGTAAATCCACGCCTTTTAAAATCTCACTTTTTCCAAATGATTTATGAATATTTTTAATTTCTAACATCGTTCTGCCTCCAGTTTCAATCTTAGGCATTTGCTGCTTTATATTTCCGTAACCGTTTTTCATATAATTTAAATAAAAATTCTACTAAACTACATAAAATCAAATAGACCAGAAAGATATCGATGTACGCCTCAACATAATTGTAGCCGACATTGGCTGCTACTTTTGCTCGCAGTGTAATTTCCTGCAAGGACATCGCATATCCCAAAGAGGTAGCTTTAATCAGATTGACGGTTGCAGTACATATATTTGGTAAGGCGACAACCAATGTCTGAGGGATAATAATTCTCCTAAATGCCTGCACATTGGTTAATCCGACTGAATAAGCGGCTTCCAGCTGACCCTTGCTAACCGTGCTAAGCGCTGAACGAAACACCTCGATTAAGATAGCTGTCGTATTCAATGAGAAAACAATGAAGGCGTACCAAATCGGATTGATATCATAAACATTCGTTTCAATCTGAAACTTTTTAAATATCGAAGTTAGTACCAAGGGGACACTGCTATAGATAATAAAAATTTGCACAATGACAGGTGTGCCTCTTACAAAAGATACATAAACTTGAGCAAAACGATGGAGGAAGGAAATTCGATTGATTCTTGTTAACGCGAGTAAGAACCCTAGCGGAAGGGCAATTAGTAAGGCGACAATCGTTATAATAAGTGCGGTGGGTACTCCTGATAATGCGGTGAAAAATGTCTTTACTAAAAACTGATAATTTAGACTCTCGGACACTCTGCCACCCCCTTTATGTTGGTTTTATGACTTGTTTTCCTTTACTAAAGCCTTTTTCTAGCTTCAGGAAAAACTGCTCAATCACTATGGAAATCACCCAATAGATAATCGATAAGGCAAGATACGTTTCAAAGGCATGAGCATTAAAACGGCCATCGATAATCAGGCTTGCTTTCCCCATTACATCAATTAATCCGATTGTATATGCTAAAGAACCCTCTTTTATCAACTCAAGTAAACTGTTGCCGAAGTTTGGCAGGGAAACGACAAACGCCTGTGGAAAGATGATTCTCCTGTACGCTTGTGTGTTACTTAACCCTACACTAACTGCAGCCTCAAATTGCCCTCGATCAATCGATTGATAAGCTGAGCGGATCACTTCAGACATAGCAGCGGCAAATTGCAGGGAAAAGGTAATGACAATAAAGACGATTTTATCAACGTCGCTAAGGTTTAAGCCGAAATTTTCGGCAATTTTCGGAATTCCATAGTAAACAAGGAAGAGCAGGACAATCGAGGGTGTACATCTTAATGCTGTCGTATACCCATTGGCGATTTTCTGAGCAATCTTACTGTTTCCTAATTTCATTACAGCTAAAATGAAACCTAAAAGTGTTCCAAACAGAACGGATAGACCGGCAACTAGAAATGTCACTTTTATATAGGGGATTAACAGCGGGAATGACTCCCAGATATATTTGGCATCAAAGTATTTCTCCATAATTCACCTCCAGCTGCATTTTCGTAGATTGATTGTCTTTTTATAGGGAACTGAGGTTACAGCCTTTAATAAGGATGTAACCTCAGTGATTCAAGACATTTTTTTACTGTGAAAATGGTACTTATCTTTTGACAGTATCCAATACCTCGAACAAATCTCTGCCATAGAACTTCTTGCTTAATTCGTTCGGTTTCTTTTCTTCTTTCAGTTTTTTGAGGGCTTTGTCAAAAGCATCGGCAAATGCCTGTTCCTTTTTGTTAAATAATGGCCAAGTTTTGATGACGGCGAATTCATTGTAAACAACCTCATTTTTTAGATTATGATAGGGACCGTCATCAGCAATGACCTGCTTTTGAAATGGACCTTCAATCATGACACCGCCGTCAACCCGACCTTCGTTTACCCATTGAACAACGTCCACTGTAAAGGAATCTCCAGCTTTCAATTTGACTTTATTATCCGGATTGGCCTTGTTATATTCATCAATAATGGTATATTGCGCGTTGTTAGCAGCAATTGGCGCTAAGGTTAAGCCCGCGGAGGCAAAATCTGCCAGAGATTTAATATTTTCATTTTTCTTCTTTAAGACAAGACCTGCGCTGCTCAGTCCAAGGAATTCTTTTGGAAAGATAAATTTCTCTGTCCTTTCCTGTGTCCAGAAGGCATTTTTCACGCCTGCCTGATACTTCCCTTGTTCAACCCCCAGTAATAAGTCGTCACTTGATGTTCCAACGAATTCAAATTCGTATTCAGGAAGTAATTTATCGACCAATTTCATCATTTCTACATCATATCCAGTTGGATTTCCTTTATCATCGATATAGGAGATGGGCTTTGAAGCTTGGTCATAGGCGATCTTTACCTTTCTTACCTTTGAAGATTTATTTTTTGCATCTGATGATTCACTAGACGTGGAACTGATGCCGCATCCTGCTAACAGAATGAACAACGATAAAGCTGTTATGATTACCTTTAAAAACTTTTTATTTCTCATCATACCAATCTCCTTTTTTATTTAAAGTTTTCATATAAAAATAGTTGGATTTGAAACTAAAAAAAATTCATAGTTTTAGAAGTAGGAATGGGTGAAATTCCTACTCTAAATGAGATAATTGTCCAGCTCCATCGCCCAGCGGCTAGTGGACTTCGCTCTTCTCCCTACGATAAGTCAACATCGAATCGCTCCAGTCCATACGCCGCTTAACGGGCGTTTACGCTTTTCTTGTGTTCAATGGCTGAAAGTGCTAATTTTTTTATCGTCATATCATCCATTGGTGGATTGTGCAAACCTGCCCTTACATCGCGGTAATAGCGTTGCAGGGGATTGTTGCGCCCAAGACTTTTGGCCCCGACGATCCTCATTGCTTTATCAACAATGGTAATCGCCGAATTCGTAACCGTATGCTTGACAACTCCAAGTTCATTTTCGAGGTATTCTCTAAGCGATACGTCATCATATGCCGCTGCAACACTATAGGTAAGATGTCTAGCTCTAATTAATTCTAAATCAATTTCCCCTAACAGCTGTTGAACATTAGGTAATTGGCTGATCGGTCCGTTTAAACTATTGGGAGCATGGTGATTGGCAAAATGGACAGCGTAATCGCGTGCAGCTTGGGCGATGCCAAGATAACAGGCTGGAATGTGCAGGATCCAGCCGTTTAGTTTACTGCCGCT
The DNA window shown above is from Neobacillus sp. WH10 and carries:
- a CDS encoding S8 family peptidase — its product is MANTDQRLIVGFYPNVTKEERKEVHKMMGATLVQAIDQIHAEVVTVPAQNVGFYLTQYSASTNVRYVEIDQIAHAHGCRRIIPNDPEFDLQWGLEKIMAPEAWCRAVITSQDINIAILDTGIDPNHPDLAAKITRTANFSNSLTTDDLFGHGTHVAGIAGAITNNLVFGAGTSFNSGNLWNIKVLGDDGTGPFSMIAAGIVDAADTGADVINMSLGGPGGSQALEDAVNHAFNIRGVVVVASAGNDNTDTPSFPAAYANVISVAATDENDQKASFSNFGDGVDVAAPGVGIFSTCPTHANVLNCINFGSLNGTSQAAPFVSGLAALIKATFPLLSNQTIRQAIESSTDDVPGSGTLYQFGRINANSAIITAGTL
- a CDS encoding GyrI-like domain-containing protein translates to MAEKIDYKKTFKSFYLPKAKPEIIDVPKMKYIMISGTGDPNSEEFEKAVEALYALSYAVKMSYKTKDVPPGYYEYTVFPLEGIWDLIDPSLSEKDKHNFKYTIMIRQPDFLTDELFEKFLAHTKKKKPNPYLEKAVLGEMTDGLCCQMMHKGSYDDEPESFAKMQLYCKEQGYIRTNKTHREIYLSDPRRTDAAKMKTVLRFNVEKSI
- a CDS encoding Xaa-Pro dipeptidyl-peptidase, whose product is MRKKFLSVSLCSVLSLSLVAGVDTWTVKAETKQNQTAAAQNVSNQKGNLLEWNGIPLNGLIPETASDATKIELENGMTKPIYSTDDAIIENLFVETEIDSDRDGKRDKVSIKVYRPKTEPGIKVPVIYEMSPYRSGILDVPVFNVDVDLIPVNHPGNGNGRGGKPFAIAEGQAANLGSLGNYYVPRGYGVILAESIGTGKSEGCPTTGDDREILGTRAVIDWLNGRAKAFTVDGKEVSADWSTGNVGMTGASYNGTLPNAVAATGVDGLKTIIPVAAISSWYDYYRANGAVIAPGGYQGEDTDNMAEAVLTRNNPQVCKDVIAELKAAQDRETGDYSEFWAGRDYVKNANKVKASVLVVHGLNDWNVKTKQFAQWWEALEKNNVPRKLWLHQGGHSGASGNNWPQTQNKWFDYYLYGIENGIMKEPAVDIQREDKTWSKEANWPAPGSVDTRLHLTGTGNDLGGLHLNPVPNQPHNTQTIIDDPLKKANTLIANPELNSSNRLAYVTSELTGEVRLSGTPKVNIRASIDRPVANLTALLVDYSSSSNPVIVSRGWVDPQNLHAADRSESLVPGRDYTFEWDMQPKDYVFKAGHRIGVVLIASDYDYTIRPKAGTKITITPTRSEITLPIVGGRNAFNQ
- a CDS encoding tubulin-like doman-containing protein; this encodes MVKPIGILGVGQAGGNIAEIASSMGFQTALINTNQRDGLVNTRVEKKYFVPGYNGAGQDRSIGLRAVNENYREMIDFVQKSFKNIRLLLVAFSTDGGTGSGMSPLLIDLLLDQLPGVNIGAIAVVPDRNVLAGNRINAAECIEEISKIDSLSSVFLVDNDQMRKLNPQSSKHQIYLSSNHQVMEAINHVLQVTKKSSFYGNFDETDLMNILGTRGVTIISSAAITDAKTTSDVASKIQQSWANSIFCPVEAAGVIRAGLIYEGPEKMAKLINVPAVFEKVGEPLELFEGTYISESDPTITTILAGLPFPARRMLALEESLEKNKDRLQNLVNKEYSQRYESRISWASNLKARPQERKSGNISSKLSKYQK
- a CDS encoding amino acid ABC transporter ATP-binding protein; protein product: MLEIKNIHKSFGKSEILKGVDLRIDKGDVVVILGPSGSGKTTLLRCINFLEKADQGHAIFGSTDVNLKTASKKQIHDIRQKVAFVFQNYNLFNNKTALENVTEGLIIGRKVPKPEAIEIGKRALDKVGLSEKYHAHPVELSGGQQQRVGIARAVALNPDIILFDEPTSALDPELVGEVLTVMKNIAKEGTTMLVVTHEMSFAKDVANRVVFMDGGVIVEEGSPKEIFTNPKEERTQQFLKRVLPEDYIFYI
- a CDS encoding amino acid ABC transporter permease; this translates as MSESLNYQFLVKTFFTALSGVPTALIITIVALLIALPLGFLLALTRINRISFLHRFAQVYVSFVRGTPVIVQIFIIYSSVPLVLTSIFKKFQIETNVYDINPIWYAFIVFSLNTTAILIEVFRSALSTVSKGQLEAAYSVGLTNVQAFRRIIIPQTLVVALPNICTATVNLIKATSLGYAMSLQEITLRAKVAANVGYNYVEAYIDIFLVYLILCSLVEFLFKLYEKRLRKYKAANA
- a CDS encoding amino acid ABC transporter permease, with translation MEKYFDAKYIWESFPLLIPYIKVTFLVAGLSVLFGTLLGFILAVMKLGNSKIAQKIANGYTTALRCTPSIVLLFLVYYGIPKIAENFGLNLSDVDKIVFIVITFSLQFAAAMSEVIRSAYQSIDRGQFEAAVSVGLSNTQAYRRIIFPQAFVVSLPNFGNSLLELIKEGSLAYTIGLIDVMGKASLIIDGRFNAHAFETYLALSIIYWVISIVIEQFFLKLEKGFSKGKQVIKPT
- a CDS encoding transporter substrate-binding domain-containing protein; amino-acid sequence: MMRNKKFLKVIITALSLFILLAGCGISSTSSESSDAKNKSSKVRKVKIAYDQASKPISYIDDKGNPTGYDVEMMKLVDKLLPEYEFEFVGTSSDDLLLGVEQGKYQAGVKNAFWTQERTEKFIFPKEFLGLSSAGLVLKKKNENIKSLADFASAGLTLAPIAANNAQYTIIDEYNKANPDNKVKLKAGDSFTVDVVQWVNEGRVDGGVMIEGPFQKQVIADDGPYHNLKNEVVYNEFAVIKTWPLFNKKEQAFADAFDKALKKLKEEKKPNELSKKFYGRDLFEVLDTVKR